GCCGATCCCCTCGACAAGCGCGCGGGCCAGGTCGGCGGGGGTGTGCCCGAGGTCGAGCCCGAGGAACGCCCCGCGTACCGCCGGTCCGCCCTCCGCGACGGTGCCGCCGGCCAGGGTGGGTACGCAGGTCAGCCCGTTCGCGCCGACCGGTGCACCGGCAGCGGCGTCGAGCAACCCGTCGAGGTCGCCGTCGCGGCCGAGCAGGGTGGCCAGCCAGCTCAGGCTGCTGCCACCGCCGAAGGTGGACAGTGCCGAGACATAGAGGTCGGGCAGCACGTGGTCGAAGACGAACGGCCGGGTGACCGGGTCGAGCACCGGCTCGGTGCCGGCCACGGTCACCCAGTTCGAGGAACCGAGTGAGAGGTACGCCCCACCGGCGCGGTCCAGCCCGGCCCCGAGAGCCATACAGGAGTTGTCCACCCCACCGGCGACCACCGGTACGCCGGCCGGCAGCCCGGTGCGGGCTGCCGCCTCGGGCGTGACCCGCCCGATCACCGTGGTGGCCGGGACGACCTCCGGCCACCAGCCGGCCGGCAGGTCGAGTGCGGTAAGTACCTCGGGCAGCATCCGACGGTGGTGCAGGTCGTAGGCGCCGCTGCCGGAGGCGTAGCTGGCGTCGGTGACCTGAGCGCCGGTCAGCCGGGCGTTGATCCAGTCTTTGCTGCCCAGCACCCGGGTCGTCCGGGCGGCGATCTCGGGCTGCGCGGTACGCAGCCAGGCGGCCTTGAACACGGTGTACATGCCGCGGGGAAAACCGTTGCCGGTGCGGGTGTACCAGTGCGTCTCGTCGGCGGTGGCGAAGTGGTCGGCGGCGGCCTGTTCGCCGCGGGTGTCCGACCAGATCGGCACCGCGGCCAGCAGCGGCTCGCCGGCTGCGTCCACCGGCACCATGGCCAGGCTGTGCCCGGAGAGCCCGACCGCGACCACCCGATGCCGGCCGGCGTCGTCGGCCAGCAACTCGCGGGTGGAGGCGACGACCGCAGCCCACCAGTCGGCCGGACGCTGCTCGTGGCGACCCGGTGCCGGATAGGACGTCGGGTACGCGGTGAAGGCCGTCCGCACCACCTGGGCGTGCAGGTCGACCAGGGCGGCCTTGCAGCCGCCGGTGCCGAGGTCGAAAGCGAGCGCCACGTCGGTCATGACCGCCCCCGCCGGTTCGGGTCGAGGAGTTCGTGGTGCACCCCGGAGCGCATCCGCGACAGTCGGGTCTTCATGGTCCGGATGTCGGCCAGCGCCGACTCGCCCCGGTGCAGCAGCACCATGGTGGCCAGGGCGTCGATGACGACGAGTTGGGCCAACCGGGAGATGGTGGGGGTGTAGACGTCGGTGTTGTCCAGCGACTCCACCACAAGCGCGATGCTGCTCAGCTCGGCAAGCGGCGACGGGCCGCCGGTGATCCCGACGACGGTGGCGCCCCGTTCCCGGGCCACCCGCACGGTGTCCAGGATGGAGACGGTGCGGCCGGTGTTGGAGATGGCCACCAGCACCGTCGACGGGGTGCTCACCGACGCGGCGAGGAACTGTTGGTGGGTGTCGATCGGCGCCGAGCAGGCGGCCCCGAAGATCGGAAACTTCTGTTCGGCGTCCATCGCCACGATGCCGGAGGCGCCCAGGCCGATGAAGACGATCCGGTCGGCGGCGGCCAGCGCCTCCGCCGCCGCCTCCAGCGCGGCCAGGTCCAGGTGGCGTCGGACGTGGTCCAGCGAGGTGATCGAGTAGTCGAAGATCTTGCTGACCGTGGTGGCGGTGTCGTCCCGCGCCTCGATCACCGACTGGGTCGCCGGGATGCCGAGGGCGACGCTCTGCGCGAGCGCGATGCGGAAGTCGTGGAAGCCGTCACAGCCGATCGCGTTGGCGAACCGGACGATTGTGGGCTGGCTGACGCCGACCGTCTCGGCGAGTTCGGCCAGGGTCATCCGGACCACCGCGCGCGGGTCGGCAAGCACCACGTCGGCGACCTTCCGCTCGGAGCGGCGCAGGTTCTCCAGGTTGCTGCTGATCCGGGCCAGGACGGGTCCGTCGCTCATCGCCCACCTGCCCGCTCGTCGGTGCCGGCCAGGTCGAGGTCGCCGCCGTGCTCGGGTACGCGCACGGTCACCCCGCGCGCAGCGGCGGAAAGGTGGTCAAAGGTGCTCGGATCAACAGTGTTGAAGGCAAACATGCCCCAATGATGTGGGACGAGGGTGCGGATCCCGGTACGGGCACAGAGGTCGACGGCCTCGGCGAAGGTGAAGTTGCCGGGCACCCCGTTGGCCAGCCGGTAGGCGTCGCGGCCGTTGACCGGCAGCAGCGCCACGTCGATGTCGAGACCGCGCAGCCGGTCGACCTGACCGGGCCAGGGCGCGCAGTCGCCGGAGTGGTAGACCCGTACCCCGCCGGCCTCGATGACGTAGCCGAGGAAGTGATCGGCGCCGTCGGCGTCGTGCTGGCGCTGTTCGTGCGCTGCCGGCACGGCGGTGATCGTGAACGGGCCGTACCGGACCTGCTCGCCGTCGGCGAGCCCGTCGAGGCGGGACGGGGTCGCGCCGCTGCGGCGGGCGGCCTCGGCCAGCACCGGTCGGGGGCAGGCCAGTCGGAGCCGGGGCTGAGCGGCCAGCAGCGGGGTGAGGGTGTCCGGATCCATGTGGTCGGTGTGTGCGTGCGAGCAGAGCACCCCGGCCAGTGCCGGCAGCCCGGCCACCTCGACCGGGGCCGGACGCAACCGCAGGTGCGGGAAGACGGTGCCGGCGTACTTGACGGCCAGCGAGTCCGACAGGTACGGGTCGACGAGCAGGTGGGCGTCGGCGTCGGCCGCGGCCGGTGGGTCGTCGGGACCTGGCGTTCGGCCGGCCAGGGTGAGCCAGAAGCCGGCCTGACCCAGCCAGCGTGCCCGCAGGGTCATCGCACCCTCCGCGCCGCGTCGTCGAGCCGGTCGAAACCGGGCCCGGTGGTCGGCAGGCCCAGGTCGAACACCGCGTCGATGGCCCGGGTCCAGCCGTGCACGAAGTAGTGCCAACCGTCCCTGACGGTCAGCGCGTCGGTCTCGGCGCGGGCGCGTGCCTGGCGCAGGAAGTCCAGCTCGCCGCGGTAGTTGAACTCCCAGGCGTAGCCGCCGTGCGGGAAGCGGGCCGCGTCGCTCAGCGGCGAGCCGGGCCGGTCCTTGCCCATCCCGGTGGCGTTGACCACCAGGGCGCCCGGGGCCAGTTCGGCCAGGATCGCGTCGTGCACCTCGCCGGGGGCTAGGCGACGGGTCTGCCAGGTGATCGCCGGGTTGCCGGTGCCGACGCCGTCGGCGAGGGCGGCCAACCGGTCGGCGGCGATGTCGGTGACCACCACCCGGGCGGGTGCGGCGGCGCCGGCCCGGTGGGCGAAGTAGTCGCAGAGGGCCAACGCCGCCCCGCCGGCCCCCATCACCAGCACGTCGCGGCCGGCCAGGTCGGCGACGATCGCCTCCAGCGCGAGTCGGCTGGTGACGGTGTCCAGGGCCAGCCCGTCGATGCTGCCGTCCCGGGCCACCAGGGCACTTACCTCACGCAGCCGGGCGGCGTCGTCGTTGACCGTGCGTAGCAGGTCCTGGCAGGAGGTGTAGAGGTCGATCTTGTGGGTGGTGACCAACGCGCCTCGGGACAGCTCGTCGTCGCGCAGGTGCGCGACGACCCGCCGGTAGGTCTCCGGGTCGGCGCCGACCGGCACGTCGATGCCGACCAGGTCGACGTCGTCCAGGCCGAGCAGGGGACGCCAGGCGTCGAACACCCGGTGTACGGCCGAGGATCCGGTGCTGACCCCGATGAAGTACATGGTGGGTCGGCGCGCCGGGCGCAGCGTCTGCGGGGTCAGGGGATCGCTCACTGTCCGGCCCTCCCGGCCTCGCCGACCAGCCGTACGGCGTGCGCGGTGTTGATGCCGAACCGGGTGGCCCCGGCCGCGCGTAGCGCCTGGATCTGGGCCAGCGACCGGATGCCCCCGGACGCCTTGATCTCCCGGCCCGGACCGGCGACCTCGCGCAGTACCTGCACGTGCGCCTCGGTGGTGGCCACGCCCTGCCAGCCGGTGCCGGTCTTGAGTGACTCCGCCCCGGCGGCGATGGCGGCACCGGCGGCGGCCCGGAGCTGGTCGCCGTCGAGCAGCCCGACCTCCAGGATGACCTTCACCGGCACCCGCCCGTCGACCGCTTCGAGCACGGCGGCCACGTCCCGGGTGGCTTCGGTCAGCTCGCCGGAGCGGAGCAGGCCGATGTTCATCACCACGTCCATCTCCTGTACTCCGGCGTCGAGCAGCCAACGCGCCTCGGTCACCTTGACCGGGGTGGCCGTGCCACCGGAGGGGAAACCGACCGGGGAGCCGGCGTTGGTGGTCGATCCGGTCAACAGCTCGCGCAGCAGGGGCAGCCAGGAGGGGAGCACGTGGGCGGCGATGAAGTCGCCGGCCAGCGCGTGCCGGGCCAGCTCGTGCACGTCGGCCCGGCCGTGCTGGGCCTGTACGGCGCTGATGTCGACCATCCGGGCCAGCGCATGCCCGGTCAGCTCAGCGCGGGACATAGTCCTCGTTCTCCGTCAACCGCCAGCCGTCGCCGTCGGCGACCGCCCGGTGCCGCATCCCGCCCGCACGGGCGATGATGTCGTAGTCCTGCCCCGCGTCGGCCGGGTAGCAGAAGAGGGTGACCAGGTCGGTGTCACCGACGTTGACGCTGCGGTGGATGTGCACCGGCGGCACGTACGCGACGGTGCCCGGCCGCAGCTCGGTCACCACGGTCTGCCCGTCCAGCGTCTCCATCAGCATCAGCCCGTGCCCGGACAGGCAGTGGTAGATCTCGGTGCGGTCGTGCTGGGCGTGGATGTGGCCCCGGGTCATGTGGAACTCCGCGCCGACTCGACCGGGGGAGAGCGTCGAGATGCCGGTGATCAGGTCACCTGCTGCGGTCGAGGGGCGGAACTCGTCGACGTGGTAGATCACCCGGTCGGCCTCGGTGGCCAGCCGGGCGGCGAATGCCGCTTCGTCGGCGAAGAGACCGCCGAGGTCGGCCAGACGCTTCTCGTAGCGGCCGGTGCGGCCGGTCAGACCCGCGGGGGTGATGACCAGGCCCGGGCCTGGCAGCGGTTTCGTCACCGTGTCCTCCTCGCCGGAGGCGCCAGCCCGAAGTGGCGCGCCTTCCGGATTGCTTTGTAGCAAAGCTACAAGCTCTTGTCATCTCCTCGCAACGGGGGTGTCTACGGGATGTAGTAAACCTCCCATCCGAGCAGTAAGTGCCCACTATCTCCGGCGGCACCTACCGGGAATAAGGATTAAATGCCCTAAAACGGAGTAGCTCAGCTACCTATCAAGGGTCGCTCACGGGAATCCGTTGGAAACTTCCCGTTGACATTGTGCGGCCCGGATGTAGTGTTGCTCCCCAAAGCTGGGTGTGCTGATCACCAGAACGCACAGCGGATGTGGGAATCCACCGCGCTCGCCGGAAGGAGGCGTCGCATGGACCTTGCTAACCGACGCCTTGAGATCGCGGAACTGGTGCGCGCCACCGGTCGGGTCGACGCTGCCGCGCTGTCCGCGCGCTTCGCGGTCAACGCCGAAACCATCCGGCGTGACCTGCGGGCGCTGGAGAGCGCCGGTGAGCTGCGCCGGATCCACGGCGGCGCGGTCGCGCACGGCACCCTCGCCGTCGAGGACCGGGTCTCCGGCCGGCTCTCCCAGCGCCGCCCGGAGAAGCGGGCCATCGCCCGAGCGGCGCTGGCCGAGATCCCGCCGTTCGGTGCCGTCTTCATCGAGGCCGGCTCCACCACCGGTCACCTTGCCGGCCTGATCCCGGACCGGGGAGACCTGCTGATCGTCACGAACGCCCTGCAGATCGCCCTCGAACTCACCGACCGATCACGCTCCACCGTGATGACCATCGGCGGCCGGGTCCGCCCGGCCAGCTACGCCGAGGTCGACGCCTGGGCGCTGGCCCGCCTCGCCGACCTGCGCTTCGACGTCGCCTTCGTCGGCACCAACGCCATCGACCCCGGCTGGGGGCTCTCCACGCCGGACCCGGCCGAGGCGGCAGTCAAAGCGGCGGTGCTCGCCTCCGCGCAGAAGGCGGTGCTGATGGTCGATCACACCAAATTCGGCCTCCGGGCCGCCTGCCGATACGGCGCGGTCGACGACGTCGACCTCGTCGTCACCGACTCCGGCGTCGACGACGCAAGCCTGGCTGAACTGCGTACCCGTGGGGTCGCCGTCCGCCTCGCCGAGCCGCCCGCCGCCGACACCCGCACCACCCCCCGCTCCACCCCTCAGGAGGAACTGTGAAACACCGGACCCGTAGCAGAATGCTCGGCCGTAGCGTCGCTGCCCTGCTCGCTGTCACCCTCGCCACCGCGGCCTGCGGCGGTGGCGGTGACGACGCCGCCAGCGGCGAGCCGACCGACCCGATCGAGGGCCGCCCGGTCCCGACCGACCAGGCACCGGACGAGGAGGTCCGGATCGCGATGATCGGTTTCGCCAACAACCCGTACTGGGTCTCGGTCAAGAGCGGCGCCGACTACGCCAACCGGGTGCTTGCCGACCGCAAGGGCAAGGTCGACTGGATCGTCGCCGGCGACAACATCGACGTGCAGACCGTCTCCAGCGCCATCCGCGCTGCCGACGCGCAGGGCTACGACGGCGTGGGCTTCTTCATCGCCGGCGAGGGCAACTGCACCGACGTCAAGGCCCTGTCGGACAAGGGCATCCAGATGGGTGCCTACAACACGCTCTTCGAGTGCGTGGAGAGCTCCGGCGGCACCGTCGTCTACGCCCAGGAGCAGTACAAGGCCGGACAGCTCGCCGCCCAGGAAATGATCAAGGCGGCTGACGGCAAGGCCGGCAAGGTCGGCATCATCGTCAGCCAGTTCACCGCGCCCGGCTCCGAGCAGCGCCGGCAGGGCTTCGTCGACGGCCTCCAGGGCTCCTCGCTGACCCCGGTCAACCAGGGTGTCGAGGCCCGCGACTCCGCGTCGAACACCTTCGCCGCCGCGCAGAACTACCTCCAGTCCAACCCTGACCTGGTCGGCATCTACGCCACCGCCGGTGGTCCGTTCGGTGCGGCCCAGGCCGTCGCCGCAGCCAACAAGCAGGACACCGTCAAGGTCATCGGCTTCGACATCACCACGGAGAACATCGAGGCCATCAAGAACGGCTCGATGTACGGCGTGATCGGCCAGGACGCCTTCGGGCAGGGCTACAACGTGGCGATCCAGCTCTACAACGCCGCGGTGACCGGCGACAAGCCGAGCCCGGTGCTCCAGGAGGCCACCGCGCCGTTCGTGACCAACGAGAACCTCGCCGAGCACGACCCGGCGGGACTGCCCGTCGGTGCCCCCGGCGCCTCCTGATCGGGATTCCCTCATGACATCCACGTCCCCCGTGGGCGACGTCCGGTCGGCGGCCCTGGTGGCCGCCGGCCTGACGAAGTCCTTCGGTCCGGTCCGGGCACTACGCGACGTGTCGCTGGAGTTCCCGGCCGGCCAGGTGACCGGACTGCTCGGCGAGAACGGCGCCGGGAAGTCCACCCTGATCCGGCTCTGTAGCGGGCAGATGCAACCGGACAGCGGTCGACTCCTCCTCGACGGCCGGGAAGTCTCCTTCGGCTCGCCGTTGGAGGCGATCGGCGCCGGTGTCGTGGTGGTGAACCAGGAACCGCTGTTGATCGGCGAGCTGACCGTCGCCGACAACCTGTTCCTCTACGACCTCGGTGAGCGGCCCGCCTACCGCATCGCCCAGCGGGGACGCAACGTGCAGCGGGCCCGGGAACTGCTGGCCCGGCTCGGGATGGCCGACTACCTGCCCGACCCGTCGACCATCTGCCGGGACCTCTCGGCCGCCTCCCGGCAGATGGTCGACATCGTCCGGGCGCTGTCCCGGCAGCCGAAGGTGCTCTTCCTGGACGAGCCGAACTCCAGCCTCACCCATGAGGAGTCCGAGCGGCTGTTCGCGGTGATGGGTCGGCTGCGCGACGAGGGCGTGGCGGTGGTGCTGATCAGCCACCGACTCGCCGAGGTCTACTCGATCGTCGACAACGTGGTCGTGCTCCGCGACGGCACCTTCGTCGCGGCCGGCCCGCCCGCCGAGATCGACCAGCAGCGGGCGGTGGCCCTGATGGCCGGCGAACGCAAGAGCAAGGTCGTTTCCGAGGTGGTCGCCGACCGTGCCCCGGCACCCCGGCAGGCCGAGGTCGCCCTCGAACTGACCGGCCTGACCGGTGAGGGCTTCACCGACATCGGCTTCGCCGTCCGCAAGGGCGAGATCGTCGGGATGGCCGGGCTGGTGGGCGCGGGGCGTACCGAGATCGCCGAGGCGGTGATCGGGCTGCGTTCGATCAGCCGGGGCCAGATCACCCTCGGCGGTCGCCGGGTGTACATCGGCAACCCGGGCCGGGCCCAGCGCCTCGGCGTCGCCTACGTTGCCGAGGAACGACGCACCGAGGTCTTCCACGCCCAGGACGTCGGCTACAACCTCACCGTCCGGATCATGTCCAGCCTGGGTCGCCTCGGCTGGGTCTCCGCCCGCCGGGCCGGTGCCCGGGCCCGTGAACTGGCCCAGCGCTTCGGGGTCAAGGCCGCCTCCACCGAAGCGCCGATCACCTCCCTGTCCGGCGGCAACCAGCAGAAGGTGCTGCTGGCCCGGGCGCTGGCCGCCCGGCCCAGAGTCCTGATCCTCGACGAGCCGACCCGGGGCGTCGACGTCGGCACCAAGGCCGAGATCTACGCCACCCTCCGGGCCCTGGCGCACGACGAGGGCCTCGCCGTCTGGTTCATCTCCTCCGAGTTGGAGGAGGTCGTCGAGCTGGCCGACCGGGTCGTCGTGATCCGCAACGGTCGGTTGACCCTGGACGCCCCGAACACCGCCGGACCCACCCCTATCGTCGCCGCCGCCATGGGCGCTACCGAAGGAACAACAACATGATGGCCACAGTCGCACAGCGGCCGGAGCGCTCCTGGAAGGACGGCGCTCTGTCCCTGGTCAAACGGCAGGAAACCGGGCTGCTCGGCGTCATCATCGTGCTCGCCCTGCTGGTCAGCCTCGCCAACGAGAACTTCCTGCGCAAGGACAACCTCTACAACGTCCTGCAGACCGTCGTCGTGGTCGGCATCATCGCCGTCGGCCAGACCTTCGTACTCATCTCCAAGGAGATCGACCTCTCGGTCGGCTCGGTGCTGGCGCTCTCCGCGGTCAGCGCCGGCACGGCCTACGGCAACGGGGTCAACCCGTGGCTGGCGATGGTCATCGGCATCGGTGTGGGCGCGCTCTGCGGTTTCGCGGTCGGCAGCGTCGTCGTTCTCGGCCGGGTGAGTTCGTTCATCGTCACCCTCGGCATGCTCTCCATCGCACGAGGGCTCACCCAACTGCTCACCGGCGGGCTACCCCAGTCCATGCCGAGCGAGCTGTCCTTCATCGGGCAGGGCCGGGTCTTCGGCGGCATCCCGGTCAGCGTGATCATCTTCATGGTGCTTGTCGTGCTCGGTCAGCTCCTGCTCACCCGTACCGTCTTCGGCCTGCGGGTCACCGCGATCGGCGACAACGACGCCGCCGCGCGTACCGGCGGCATCCCGGTGGGCCGCACCCGGATCCTCACCTTCGTCCTGATCGGCACCCTGGCCGGCGTCGCCGGCATCGTCTTCGCCACCCAGGTCGGCGTGGCCGAGGCCCAGGCCGGCATGGGCTACGAACTGGACGTCATCGCCGCAGCGGTGATCGGCGGGGCCAGCCTCTCCGGTGGCCGGGGCTCGATCATCGGTGCCTTCCTCGGCGCCTGCCTGCTCGGCGTGCTGCGCAACGCGTTCATCCTGCTCGCCCTCTCGCCCTTCCTCCAGCAGCTCAGCATCGGTCTGGTCATCGTGCTGGCCGCCCTGTTCGACCAGTGGCGACAGGGCAACCTGCGGCACCTGAGCCCGGCCCGGCTGCGCCAGCGCCTCGTCGCCCGGCAGAAGGCCTGACCACCGGCCGCACCCCGCCCGGTATCCCACCTCATCGCCCCGTAAGGACCCACACCGTGAAACCACAGCCCTTCCGCCAGTACGACAAGCGTGTCGTCCGGGCCTTCGTCGAGGCCCGCCGGACGCACACCGCCACCGAGCCGCGCCTGAAGTTCGGCTGGAGCAACTGGGGCTTCGGCACCGAGGAACTGGCCGCGTCGGCGGCCCGACTGGAGCGCCACGGCGTGCGCTACATCGAGCTGCACGGCAACCTCTACTCGCCCGACCTCGGCTACCGCCCCGAGGAGACCCTTCGGGTGCTCGGCGACCACGGCATCACCGTCTCCGGCGTGTGCGGCATGGTGACCCCGGACCAGGAGTTCGCCCACAACCTGCCGCACGTACGGGCCAGGGCGATCGAGTACTTCCGCCGCCAGGCGCAGTTCACCCAGGCGGTCGGCGGCAGCTACCTGCTCTTCGGCGCCGCCTCGGTGGGTCGCCCCGGCGCGGTGGACTCCTTCGAGACGGCTCGTTCGGCCCAGACCATGCGGCTTGTCGCCGACGACTTCGCCGCCGCCGGGATCCGGGGCGCGGTGGAGCCGATCCGGCCCGAGGAGACAAGCATCGTGCACACCTTCGCCGAAGCGCTGCACCTGCTCGACCTGGTCGACCATCCGGCGATCGCGCACATCAACGGCGACCTCTACCACATGCTCAGCGGTGAACTGCACATCGGCGCCACCATCCTGGAGCACGGCCACCGGATGCTCAACCTGCACATGGCCGACACCAACCGGCGGGCCCTCGGGCACGGACTGCTCGACCTCGACGTGGTGATCATGGCCCTGTACGCCATCGGCTACCAGCGCGGCGACAACTACTGCTCGGCCGAGCCGCTCGGTGCCGGCGGCAACCCGTACGCGGCGATGAACCTGCCGCCGGAGCCGGAACGCCTCGACGAGCTGGTCGGCGTCACCGCCCGCACCTTCCGGGAACGGGAGGAAGAGGTGCTGGCCGCCAGCGACGAGGAGCTGTACGCGCTCTACCAGATCGACTCCGAGTAGCCCATGTCGTTCACCCTGCACGTGGTCTGCCCCAACCCGGCGCTGGACCGGCTCCAGGTGGTGGAGCACTTCCACCCCTTCGAGGTCAACCGGGTGATGGCGGTGCGTACCCTGCCCGGCGGGAAGGGCATGATCGTCGCTCGGGGTGCCCGCCGGCTCGGTGCCACGGTCACCGCGCACGGCTTCGTCGGCGGCGCCAGCGGCGAGGTGATCCGGCGGGGCTGCGCCGACCTCGGCGTCCGGGATCGACATGTCGAGATCACCGGCGAGACCCGGGTGACCCCGGTGGTGATCGAAAACAGCACCGGCCGTTCGACCGTGCTCAACGAACGCGGTCCGGAGGTCACCACGCCCGACACCGAGCAGCTGCTGGCCGGCCTGGCAACCGTCGTCGAGCCCGGTGACGTGGTGGTCAGCACCGGCAGCCTTCCGCCGGGCAGCGGTGCCGACCTGCACGCCCGGATCGCCCGGACGGCGCTGGCCAAGGGCGCGACGGTCCTGGTCGACGCGCACGGCGAGGCCCTGGCCCGGGTCCTGGCCGACCTGCGGGCCGAGCCAGCGACCGGGCGGTTCGTGGTCAAACCCAACGCCGACGAACTCGCCGGGGTGCTGGGGCATCCGCTGCCGGACCGCGCCGCCACCGGCGACGCGGTCCGGGCGCTGCACGCCGACACCGGCGCCACCCTGGTGGTGACCCTCGGCACCGACGGGGCGGTCTTTTTCGACGGCACGGTCGAGCTGGTGGCCGACACCCCGACGGTGGAGACGGTGAACGCCACCGGCTCCGGGGATTCGTTCCTAGCCGGCCTGGCGGTCGCCCTGGGCAGCGGCGAGCAGCCCGCCGCCGCGCTGACCCTGGCCGCCGCGATGGGTGCGGCGAACGCCGCCTCCCTCACCCCCGACATCGACCCTGAGCTGGTCACCCGGCTGCGGGAAGTGGTCACGGTCGAGCGGGTCGGTTCGGGGCCGGTGATGCCCCGGTGAGCCAGTTCATCGGCGTCGACATCGGCACCACCCGGACCAAGGTCGGCTGCTACGACACCGACACGGGCCGGCTGGTCGCCCTGCGGCACACCCCGACACCGACCGAGGCCGACCCGTGGGGTGGGCGACGGGACGCCGGGCAGGTCACCGGCACGGTCGACGCGCTGCTGCGCCAACTCCTGGCCGATCCCGCGGTGCGTCCCGCCGCGCTGGCGGGGGTGTCGGTCGGTTCGGTGGGCGAGGAGGTCGTACTCCTCTCCGGGGCCGGCCGGGTCACCGCGCCGGTGCTGGTGTGGCACGCCCGGCACGGCCGGTTGGCGCAGCAGACGGATCCGCTGGTCGGCCCGTGGGCGGGCATCGACGACACCTTCTCCGTCTGCAAGCTCCGCTGGTTGGCCCGGCACCTGCCGGAGACGGTCGCCGCCGCGCGGACCTTCACCTCGCTCGCCGACCATGTGGCCCGGGACCTGCTCGCGGACCCCGCCGCACCGGTCTTCCTCAACATCTCGCACGCATCCCGGACCGGGTTGCTGGACCTGCGGGCCGGCACCCTGCACGCCGGTGCCCTGCCTGAGTTGGGGCTGCCCGGCCTGGCCGCACCCGAGCTGGTCAGCAGCGCGACCGTGGTGGGGCGGACCTCGGGCGCCGGGGTGCTCCCCGCCGGGATCGCGGTGGTCACCGGCGGACACGACCACATGTGCGGCGCGTTCGGCAGCGGTGTGCGCCGCACCGGTGACGTCTACGTCTCGGCCGGCACCTCCGAGGCTCAGCTGCTGCTCCTGGAGCAGCTGCCGGAGAGCCTGGCCCCCGGTGTGGACGCGGGCGTGTTCGTCGCCGGTGGGCTGCGCTTCGTGCACCGGGCCACACCGTCGGGCCGGTACTACCGGGCCTGGCGGAACCTGCTCTACGCGGACGTCGACGACGCGACCATGTGGGACGAACTGGCCGGCGTCGCCGACGAGACCGGCCCGGCGGTGATCGACGCGGATCACCAGCGGGCCCAGCTCGCCGCGCTGCCCATGGAGATCACCCGGGCGCACGCCATGGCCAGTCTGCTCAAGGGCCTCGCGGTGGAGGCCGAGAAGACCACCGCCCGGTTGGGTCAGCTTGCCGGCACCGCGATCGCCGACGTCACCATCGGCGGCGTCGCTGCGGCCTGGCCGGCCTGGCGCCGGCTGCGGCAGGAGGCCACCAACCGTCGGCTGCGCTTCGTCGCCGAGCCGGAGCCGACCGTCCTCGGGGTGGCCGTCCTCGCGCAGCTCGGCACCACCGGCACCGCCGACCTGCCAGCCCACCTGATCACCGCCGACAACGAGGGGACGCTCGCAGATGAGCATCGCTGACCTGCTCGGCCGGCACCGGATCGTGCCGGTCGTGGTACTCGACGACGCCGCCCACGCCGAACCGCTCGCCGACGCGCTCGCCGGTGCCGGCCTGCCGGTCGCCGAGGTGACCTTCCGTACGCCGGCGGCGGCCGAGGCGATCGCCCGGATGGCCTCCCATGGCGCAGTGACGGTCGGCGCCGGCACGGTGACCACGGTCGCTCAGGTCGACGCGGCGGTCCGGGCCGGGGCCCGGTTCGTGGTCTCACCCGGATTCAGCGCGGCGGTGCTCCGCCGCTGCGCCGAGCACGGCGTCTTCGCCCTGCCCGGTGCGGTCACCGCCAGCGAGGTGATGGCCGCCCTGGACGAGGGCGTCAGGGTGGTGAAGTTCTTCCCCGCCGCCACCTCCGGTGGCCCCGCGGCGATCTCCGCGCTCGCCGCACCGTTCGGCCAGGTCCGGTTCGTGCCCACCGGGGGCATCGACGCGGCGTCGGCCGGCGACTACCTCGCCCTGCCGTCGGTGCTGGCCGTCGGGGGAAGCTGGATGGTTCCCCGGACCGCCGTCGCAGCCGGGGACTTCGCCCGGATCGCCGAGCTGACCGCCGCCACCGTGGCCGCCGTCGCCCGGCACTGACAATCCGACCCGGGGGAAGCCGCTTCGGCACCACGTCGGCGTTC
This DNA window, taken from Micromonospora sp. FIMYZ51, encodes the following:
- a CDS encoding FGGY family carbohydrate kinase — encoded protein: MTDVALAFDLGTGGCKAALVDLHAQVVRTAFTAYPTSYPAPGRHEQRPADWWAAVVASTRELLADDAGRHRVVAVGLSGHSLAMVPVDAAGEPLLAAVPIWSDTRGEQAAADHFATADETHWYTRTGNGFPRGMYTVFKAAWLRTAQPEIAARTTRVLGSKDWINARLTGAQVTDASYASGSGAYDLHHRRMLPEVLTALDLPAGWWPEVVPATTVIGRVTPEAAARTGLPAGVPVVAGGVDNSCMALGAGLDRAGGAYLSLGSSNWVTVAGTEPVLDPVTRPFVFDHVLPDLYVSALSTFGGGSSLSWLATLLGRDGDLDGLLDAAAGAPVGANGLTCVPTLAGGTVAEGGPAVRGAFLGLDLGHTPADLARALVEGIGFSLADAAAALLAPAPTGTPISATGGGARAGLLLQVLADLIGRPVHRPDDAQHGAALGAATLALLGVGAWPDSAPLHTARRSALRVLPRAELAEAYALPRARFDAARAATRAHAAIDPTSYHNQHRTP
- a CDS encoding SIS domain-containing protein, producing MSDGPVLARISSNLENLRRSERKVADVVLADPRAVVRMTLAELAETVGVSQPTIVRFANAIGCDGFHDFRIALAQSVALGIPATQSVIEARDDTATTVSKIFDYSITSLDHVRRHLDLAALEAAAEALAAADRIVFIGLGASGIVAMDAEQKFPIFGAACSAPIDTHQQFLAASVSTPSTVLVAISNTGRTVSILDTVRVARERGATVVGITGGPSPLAELSSIALVVESLDNTDVYTPTISRLAQLVVIDALATMVLLHRGESALADIRTMKTRLSRMRSGVHHELLDPNRRGRS
- a CDS encoding MBL fold metallo-hydrolase; this encodes MTLRARWLGQAGFWLTLAGRTPGPDDPPAAADADAHLLVDPYLSDSLAVKYAGTVFPHLRLRPAPVEVAGLPALAGVLCSHAHTDHMDPDTLTPLLAAQPRLRLACPRPVLAEAARRSGATPSRLDGLADGEQVRYGPFTITAVPAAHEQRQHDADGADHFLGYVIEAGGVRVYHSGDCAPWPGQVDRLRGLDIDVALLPVNGRDAYRLANGVPGNFTFAEAVDLCARTGIRTLVPHHWGMFAFNTVDPSTFDHLSAAARGVTVRVPEHGGDLDLAGTDERAGGR
- the deoC gene encoding deoxyribose-phosphate aldolase, giving the protein MSRAELTGHALARMVDISAVQAQHGRADVHELARHALAGDFIAAHVLPSWLPLLRELLTGSTTNAGSPVGFPSGGTATPVKVTEARWLLDAGVQEMDVVMNIGLLRSGELTEATRDVAAVLEAVDGRVPVKVILEVGLLDGDQLRAAAGAAIAAGAESLKTGTGWQGVATTEAHVQVLREVAGPGREIKASGGIRSLAQIQALRAAGATRFGINTAHAVRLVGEAGRAGQ
- a CDS encoding glucose-6-phosphate isomerase family protein — translated: MTKPLPGPGLVITPAGLTGRTGRYEKRLADLGGLFADEAAFAARLATEADRVIYHVDEFRPSTAAGDLITGISTLSPGRVGAEFHMTRGHIHAQHDRTEIYHCLSGHGLMLMETLDGQTVVTELRPGTVAYVPPVHIHRSVNVGDTDLVTLFCYPADAGQDYDIIARAGGMRHRAVADGDGWRLTENEDYVPR
- a CDS encoding DeoR/GlpR family DNA-binding transcription regulator, with translation MDLANRRLEIAELVRATGRVDAAALSARFAVNAETIRRDLRALESAGELRRIHGGAVAHGTLAVEDRVSGRLSQRRPEKRAIARAALAEIPPFGAVFIEAGSTTGHLAGLIPDRGDLLIVTNALQIALELTDRSRSTVMTIGGRVRPASYAEVDAWALARLADLRFDVAFVGTNAIDPGWGLSTPDPAEAAVKAAVLASAQKAVLMVDHTKFGLRAACRYGAVDDVDLVVTDSGVDDASLAELRTRGVAVRLAEPPAADTRTTPRSTPQEEL